In the Euphorbia lathyris chromosome 5, ddEupLath1.1, whole genome shotgun sequence genome, one interval contains:
- the LOC136230837 gene encoding uncharacterized protein codes for MKENVPREDNQDAEGANRKECGEASSSGAAQIFEFLAKFQSLAKELGSKVNEMYCMLKEANVVFGEDVTSVQMSNLINNLWSKYTRGNEDPVSQSEGGKEEVVNENKAESKKDSGMTGDVDCDLSSQDSHSYFNSEFFDEIDALVERIKREKKDQRESKTPMKKSEEKYSCPNFNLLSQELPDFVGTEGGSTQAKKFVEKSVGADMKNNSDPEII; via the exons ATGAAGGAAAATGTGCCAAGAGAAGATAATCAAGATGCTGAAGGAGCCAATAGGAAGGAATGTGGAGAAGCTTCTTCGAGTGGAGCTGCTCAAATTTTT GAATTTCTTGCTAAGTTCCAATCATTAGCTAAAGAATTGGGTTctaaagttaatgaaatgtaCTGTATGTTGAAAGAAGCTAATGTtgtttttggtgaagatgtTACAAGTGTTCAGATGTCTAATCTGATCAACAACTTGTGGAGTAAATATACTCGAGGCAATGAAGATCCGGTTTCTCAAAGTGAAGGAGGGAAAGAAGAAGTAGTTAATGAGAACAAAGCGGAAAGTAAAAAAGATTCAGGAATGACTGGAGATGTTGATTGTGATTTGTCTAGTCAAGATAGTCATTCTTATTTTAATTCCGAATTTTTTGATGAGATAGATGCGTTGGTTGAAAGAattaaaagagagaagaaagatcagagAGAGAGTAAAACTCCAATGAAGAAATCTGAAGAAAAATATTCTTGTCcgaattttaatttgttgagtCAAGAGTTGCCTGATTTTGTTGGAACTGAAGGTGGGTCTACACAAGC